Proteins encoded together in one Sceloporus undulatus isolate JIND9_A2432 ecotype Alabama chromosome 4, SceUnd_v1.1, whole genome shotgun sequence window:
- the CXXC5 gene encoding CXXC-type zinc finger protein 5 isoform X2, translating to MSDPGSHQDTGIKPDLLEKSSSPDNTQPSVNLERRNKSGIISEPLNKSLKKSRPLSHYSTFGSTSSLSEHSEKGAPIANGNEATMDKSNSTSKHKTIADMLGRSDLSSEGQNILQQFAQSTELLKRVVQEHIPLPNDHGTGISDMEAVSAAETMNSPSDFPYLGAFPINPGLFIMTPAGVFLAESALHMAGLAEYPMQNELASAINSGKKKRKRCGMCPPCRRRINCEQCSSCRNRKTGHQICKFRKCEELKKKPSAALE from the exons ATGTCGGATCCTGGCTCTCATCAAGACACTGGTATTAAGCCAGACTTATTGGAAAAAAGCAGCAGCCCAGATAACACTCAGCCCTCAGTTAATTtggaaaggagaaacaaaagtGGGATAATAAGTGAACCTTTGAACAAAAGTCTTAAGAAGTCCCGACCGCTTTCCCACTACTCTACTTTTGGTAGCACCAGCTCATTAAGTGAACATTCAGAGAAAGGTGCCCCTATAGCCAACGGCAATGAAGCAACCATGGATAAAAGCAATTCTACCTCAAAGCACAAAACCATCGCTGACATGCTGGGCAGATCAGATCTTTCTTCAGAAGGACAGAACATCTTGCAACAGTTTGCTCAGTCTACGGAGCTTCTCAAAAGAGTTGTCCAGGAGCACATTCCCTTGCCTAATGACCACGGGACGGGTATCTCAGACATGGAAGCTGTGTCGGCTGCTGAGACAATGAACAGCCCATCTGATTTTCCTTACCTGGGGGCTTTTCCTATCAACCCTGGCCTTTTCATTATGACCCCTGCTGGTGTATTTCTGGCAGAGAGTGCACTCCATATGGCTGGCTTAGCAGAGTACCCAATGCAGAATGAATTGGCGTCTGCCATCAATtcagggaaaaagaaaaggaaacgaTGTGGCATGTGTCCTCCTTGCAGAAGACGGATAAACTGTGAGCAGTGCAGCAGTTGTAGAAATCGTAAAACTGGGCACCAGATTTGCAAATTCCGAAAATGTGAGGAACTTAAAAAGAAGCCTTCTGCTGCACTGGAG TGA
- the CXXC5 gene encoding CXXC-type zinc finger protein 5 isoform X1 gives MSDPGSHQDTGIKPDLLEKSSSPDNTQPSVNLERRNKSGIISEPLNKSLKKSRPLSHYSTFGSTSSLSEHSEKGAPIANGNEATMDKSNSTSKHKTIADMLGRSDLSSEGQNILQQFAQSTELLKRVVQEHIPLPNDHGTGISDMEAVSAAETMNSPSDFPYLGAFPINPGLFIMTPAGVFLAESALHMAGLAEYPMQNELASAINSGKKKRKRCGMCPPCRRRINCEQCSSCRNRKTGHQICKFRKCEELKKKPSAALEKVMLPTGAAFRWFQ, from the exons ATGTCGGATCCTGGCTCTCATCAAGACACTGGTATTAAGCCAGACTTATTGGAAAAAAGCAGCAGCCCAGATAACACTCAGCCCTCAGTTAATTtggaaaggagaaacaaaagtGGGATAATAAGTGAACCTTTGAACAAAAGTCTTAAGAAGTCCCGACCGCTTTCCCACTACTCTACTTTTGGTAGCACCAGCTCATTAAGTGAACATTCAGAGAAAGGTGCCCCTATAGCCAACGGCAATGAAGCAACCATGGATAAAAGCAATTCTACCTCAAAGCACAAAACCATCGCTGACATGCTGGGCAGATCAGATCTTTCTTCAGAAGGACAGAACATCTTGCAACAGTTTGCTCAGTCTACGGAGCTTCTCAAAAGAGTTGTCCAGGAGCACATTCCCTTGCCTAATGACCACGGGACGGGTATCTCAGACATGGAAGCTGTGTCGGCTGCTGAGACAATGAACAGCCCATCTGATTTTCCTTACCTGGGGGCTTTTCCTATCAACCCTGGCCTTTTCATTATGACCCCTGCTGGTGTATTTCTGGCAGAGAGTGCACTCCATATGGCTGGCTTAGCAGAGTACCCAATGCAGAATGAATTGGCGTCTGCCATCAATtcagggaaaaagaaaaggaaacgaTGTGGCATGTGTCCTCCTTGCAGAAGACGGATAAACTGTGAGCAGTGCAGCAGTTGTAGAAATCGTAAAACTGGGCACCAGATTTGCAAATTCCGAAAATGTGAGGAACTTAAAAAGAAGCCTTCTGCTGCACTGGAG AAAGTGATGCTTCCTACAGGTGCTGCATTCCGATGGTTTCAATAG